The sequence GCTTCAATTAAACTGCTGTGTCCCATCGCCAGACCGATCCGCAACCCCGCCAGCGACCGCGATTTGGAGAATGTGCGGATGACGAGCAGGTTGTCATATTTCGGAATCAGTCCAATTGACGTTTCTCCGCCAAAATCAATGTACGCTTCATCCACAATAACCACCGCCTGCTGATTTTGTTTCACAAGGGCCTCTATATCCTCTAGGGGAATGGCTTTGCCCGTTGGGGCGTTGGGATTAGCCATTATAATTCCGTCATTATTGATGAAAAAGCGGTCAACCGGCACATCGAAGCTTTCGGTCAGCGGAACCGTCCTGTACGATACCCCGAACAGCTTGGCGTACACTTCATAGAAATTATACGTAATATCGGGAAAAAGAATCATATCCCCCGGATCGAAAAAGGCCTTGAAGCAAAAAGCCAAAATTTCGTCGGACCCGTTGCCGGAAAAAATCTGTTCCGCTGGAATGCCGTAGTGGCGGCTGGCTGTTTCCCGCAAGCGGGAGCAATTCGGATCGGGATATAATCTCAGCTTGTCGGTAACGGCGGCTTTCATCGCATTGAGCACCTCGGGCGAAGGCGGGTAGGGATTCTCGTTCGTGTTTAATTTGACCAGTCTGCCTGCCCGGGGCTGCTCGCCCGGTACATAAGGCGCAATCCCCTTGATCGTCTCACTCCAGTATTTATTCATTGCCGTTCCTCCCAACTTCATAATCTGGTGAACGATGCGGATTCTCTATATATGTATATGTGCCAGGCGGACGTGGAGGAACCATGCTGATGAAAAGGGTGAGCTGCACAGCGGATGGAGAGAAAATAAAAAAACAGCCCATCACTTCCGTGATCGGGCTGGTACTATCATGATCATTATCCGACAGAATAATCAGATGGATACAGCCATATGGCTGGAATGCTCTTCCCGGGCTTGAATCGAGAACTCCCCGGCAAGTCCGAGATAGGCGCGCATTCTCAACGTCATCTCCCGCCGGAAGCTCTGCCATTCAATCTGCATCTCTCCGGCAATACCCCGGCACTTATACTCGGCTTCAACACCATGCTGATTTTGCCGAACAGTTGTAATAACCATATTCTGCGAATCAAGCTCACGCTTAACTTCCTGCAGCATAACAGCTGTCTTCTTCGCTCCGATGGAGACCAGTTCCATATAGAGCTGTGGCATTTTAAATAGGCCGCTCTTCCCGATGGCCCGGCAGTCGCGCTCGAACACTTTATGAATAAACGTTAGCAGCAAGTAGCTTCTGACAAGAGACAGTTCTTCTTGGGTTGCTTCCCGGTTACGCTTTGCAATCGTCGCCATCTGAATCACCTCAATTGTAGTATGCGAACCTTTGTTCTTATTATACATCCAATTTATTCGCGAAAGCAATATTTATACATTAATTTATGGAAAAATGTTATTTTAACAAATATATTGACTGGTGTTTGTTATCATGGTATGATCTCTCTTGTGGCCGCATAAGCGTGCTTCGAAAAAATACGCGGTCGTGGCGGAATTGGCAGACGCGCACGGTTCAGGTCCGTGTGGGCTAACCCCCCGTGGAGGTTCGAGTCCTCTCGACCGCATCATATTTTACAAACAAAACCCTTCATTTGAAGGGTTTATTTTTTTGGCTTTTAATAGGTCATTGGTATATGTTGGGGGATAAAATAAACGCGTGAACTAATTTATTTTGCATTAATTAAAAGGAAAATATCGGAAGATGTCGAATAATCATTTATAGTAGGATGTATTCTTGAAAGAAAAATTATTGGGTGATTTGAATATCAACATATCCTAATAACTCAGAATTATTTGGAGGTAGATTTTTTGAGTTCAATTTTGGAAAATCGTTATAAAATTAAACTTATAATAAAGAATGATGATGAAGATTATGTCCAAGCCCTAAAAATATACAATGATGAAACTCCTCCTGAGATAAAAACCGAAAGTAATCAGATTACTTATTGGATCAATAAGGATACAAGCAACTTTAACTTTAAATTCATGATTTTTACGGCTTATTTGGATAATGAAGTGATAGGATTTGCCGAAATCGCTTATTTTAATGTTCAGCCTAAGTTTGCATTAATTGATTATATGACTTTTAAAAAAGTCTACAAAGTTAATGCTGTATTTTTTCCGATATTTAACTTAATTCAAAATTATATGAATAACAATTCTTTACATGTGGATTATTGGATCACCGAGATTAATCATAAGGAGGACGGTGCAAATATTGATAAAGAGAGTGCTTTTTTCAAAAAATTAATATGCATTGAGAATTTCGGAAGTATAAGTACAGATTATTTTCATCCCTCTTTGGGAGATAATAACTATGAGAGTTCATTCATAGCCAGACTTTATATAAAAACAAATGATAGTCTTAAACAACTTTCAAAACAAACCGTTTTATTTATAATCAAAACAATATATTACTCTTATTACTGGGAGTGGTATAAGCCCTTTTCTACAGTTGATGCGATAAACAGTTATAAACAGCATTTGGATATCAATTTTGAAAAAATTAAAAAGAATTTAATTGATCAAGCCAATGTTTCTGTAGAATGTAGTAACTGCATGTTGGCAGAAGTTAATTCGCAATCAACTTCCGGAATAGTTCCTGCTAAAAAAGTAAAAAAGAAGTTTACTTTGCCCTTGATCCTAACTGCAGTAATTTTGTCTCCTTTAATTATCATGCTATTATACTATCAAATTTTTAAATTACTGGGATTTAATTTAGGTTCCACAACTATGACCCCAGCTGTAGCCACAATTCTGGGTGCTGCTATATCAGGCTCTATTGGTATCTGGTCAACGACAAGAAAAAAGAGTGATTAATGTTTACGACAAAGCATAATGATATTATGGCTTCGATGGGCTAGGAAAGGAATATATTGGAATAATGAATCTGCAATGGCAAATTTAGTTGCTGAATTTTCATTTTTTAAGAGTTTGTAAAAGAAATTACTCAGAATATGAAACCTTTTGGTTTGTAATGATTGCAGTCCACAGCTCTTCAGTATTTCTGTAATATAGTTCATCGAGTATACCCATAATATATGCTCTTCATTAAAATACTTAGTCTTTATGACAGCAGCAGATTCTTTATAAGCATCAGAATTAAAAAAGTCTATACTCCAACTGCTCTCAAATTCGAGTAAAAGATATCCACCGGGTTTTAGTATTCGCGATAGCTCAGAAATACATATTGATGCATCACAGTAGTTGATGACGCTTCCAACGCATATGGCAATGTCAAAAGAAGAAGCTGCAAATGGCATATTTTCTACGCTGGCAACGGAATACTTCGCGAATTTAGAAATGAACTTGTCGGTTATATCTAGATGGTGCATGTCGTACTTTAATCCGTATGTATTTCCCCCTGAACCTGCATTTAATATGTGCGGATTGTCTATAAAGATGTTATGTTTAGAAGCTATATATTTCTCGATTTCCTTTTTTGTATGGAGATGCCAGTTATCATCTTCTGGCCATATACTTTCCTGTGATTCATAAAACTCTTTTATTTGACTTGGATTTAATTTCATAGTTTAAAACCTCCAAATAATTCTGAGTTATTAGGAGGTTTTTTGCTTTATAATCTCAAATTATTCCTGGGGTTAAACTTGGTGAGGACATCCTTTTTTCGTTCTACAGATACTTCCGTATAGATTTGTGTAGTGCTGACGCTGGTATGACCAAGAATCTCTTGAACGGAGCGCAGATCGGCGCCGTTATTTAATAAATGAGTCGCAAAGCTGTGGCGTAAATAATGCGGCGTTGATTTTTTGCTGATATTGGATAGATCTCTGTACTTTGAGTAGATGTCCTCAATGGAATAAATAGAAAGCCGTCCACCGTATTTGTTAATGAAGAGTGCATTTGACTTGGGTTTGAGATGTTCTCGAACGCTAAGCCACATTTGAATTTTGTTTATGACCTCGCTGCTTGAAATGTACAGGAGGCGTTCCTTTCTCCCTTTTCCGAAAATTAGAATGGTTCGCTCCGCGAAATCGATATTCTCCAGATCAATCGAAACCAACTCTCCAATTCGGATTCCAATTACATACAACAGCTCGATAATGGCATTATTTCGTGTACAGATCCATTTTCTAAAAGATGTATGCAATTGCTTCATATGTTCCTGGGGGGAGTTTAAGAGTCTTTCAACTTCAGTTACGGATAATGTTTTAGGAATGCGTTTGGATGTTTTGAAATGTTTGCCGAAGCCAGAGACAGGAGAATCGGGCAATTCTTCTTTTTGCACCAAATAATTAAAAAAAGCTTTGATGCAGATATATTTTCTTTTGATGGTCGAATCCTTTAGCTGATTTTTGCCTGTCAGATCCTCCAGATACATGCGCAAATTTTGTTTGGTCACCGTGTTGAAGGATTGATGATTGTACCACTCAAGCAAGCCATTCATGTCTGAAAGATAGGCCTTAATCGACTTCAAAGACAAGTTGCGTTCCACGCTTAAATAAAGCTCGTATTGTTTTATGTATTTAGTCAAACGGGTGATAGTTAAATCCATGTTGCCTCCTGTTGGATGTTTTTTTGGTTGTTTTATGTATGGAAGAGGAACTTTAATTATTACGCAGCTTACTTCATTTGTGAAGTAAATGGATCGGTATTTTTCGGTGCTAAACCATTTGCTATTCGAAAGGCTGTTGCAAAGAGGGGCAGACGGGTTAACTCAAGGTTAGATAAATTCATAAATTGTTCCTGCGTGACGAGACCTTATTTATGAAATACAGAGGTGGGGGGGCAGATTTCGCAACTGGCAATCCTGGAGAAGGACCGAATGGTTTCCTGAAATGATATTTTTTGTTTGGTGAGGGAAAAGAAGTATGGGCCAAGGCTAATAAGCGCGAAGCCTAATTACGGTCTCACCGGCGATTTCATTCTAAGCCACATGCGAAAATGCGCATGTGGCTCAGAGTGATGAATCGGATGTTAGCACCGGTATGCCGGATGACAGAGGAAGCATCACTTAAAGATTTGGTTAACCCTTCATCAAATGCGGCGGGAAATGAGGCAGCACGTACTCGCCCAGCTCTTGAATAACTTCACCAGCCGGACGATCACTGTCAAACAGGGCGAAGAACAGGTGATTCACGCCAATGGAACGGTAGATTTCAAGCAATTCGACCAGTCTGTTCCGGCCTACGCGA is a genomic window of Paenibacillus durus ATCC 35681 containing:
- a CDS encoding class I SAM-dependent methyltransferase; the protein is MKLNPSQIKEFYESQESIWPEDDNWHLHTKKEIEKYIASKHNIFIDNPHILNAGSGGNTYGLKYDMHHLDITDKFISKFAKYSVASVENMPFAASSFDIAICVGSVINYCDASICISELSRILKPGGYLLLEFESSWSIDFFNSDAYKESAAVIKTKYFNEEHILWVYSMNYITEILKSCGLQSLQTKRFHILSNFFYKLLKNENSATKFAIADSLFQYIPFLAHRSHNIIMLCRKH
- the hisC gene encoding histidinol-phosphate transaminase, with translation MNKYWSETIKGIAPYVPGEQPRAGRLVKLNTNENPYPPSPEVLNAMKAAVTDKLRLYPDPNCSRLRETASRHYGIPAEQIFSGNGSDEILAFCFKAFFDPGDMILFPDITYNFYEVYAKLFGVSYRTVPLTESFDVPVDRFFINNDGIIMANPNAPTGKAIPLEDIEALVKQNQQAVVIVDEAYIDFGGETSIGLIPKYDNLLVIRTFSKSRSLAGLRIGLAMGHSSLIEALIRVRDCINCFTVDWIAQAGAIASLEDTETFTRNIQTVIATRSRITSLLRQAGFEVVDSSTNFLLISHPRVEADTLNEALRGQNIFVRFFPRPRIDKYLRVTIGTDEEMDILYEALLGLVRGTQLKISRIELNSDSSLNE
- a CDS encoding tyrosine-type recombinase/integrase; amino-acid sequence: MDLTITRLTKYIKQYELYLSVERNLSLKSIKAYLSDMNGLLEWYNHQSFNTVTKQNLRMYLEDLTGKNQLKDSTIKRKYICIKAFFNYLVQKEELPDSPVSGFGKHFKTSKRIPKTLSVTEVERLLNSPQEHMKQLHTSFRKWICTRNNAIIELLYVIGIRIGELVSIDLENIDFAERTILIFGKGRKERLLYISSSEVINKIQMWLSVREHLKPKSNALFINKYGGRLSIYSIEDIYSKYRDLSNISKKSTPHYLRHSFATHLLNNGADLRSVQEILGHTSVSTTQIYTEVSVERKKDVLTKFNPRNNLRL